The following proteins are encoded in a genomic region of Planococcus lenghuensis:
- a CDS encoding dimethylarginine dimethylaminohydrolase family protein encodes MTSTMKESGSAGCRSEYDPLKRVILCPPRYMKITDVINDVQKKYAAENINTQRAMKQHAAFVKALQEQGTETILLEPQPDMPEQVFTRDIGFTIGSEVFVSEMACMVRKGEEQELQKKLQEENMIYHNMAGKPVEGGDVIVDRGTVFIGVSSRTGKEAIRKLQNELPNYEIIPVPFDEKYLHLDCVFNILSEEEALIFPEALSKEMVQLLAARYRLIRVNPKEQFSLGTNVLSIGSKRVFSLPQNQEVNARLRQHGYQVIEVDFSEIIKSGGSFRCCTMPIIRG; translated from the coding sequence ATGACTTCAACAATGAAAGAATCGGGAAGTGCAGGTTGCAGGAGCGAGTACGACCCCTTAAAACGCGTTATTTTATGTCCGCCCCGCTATATGAAAATTACAGATGTGATCAATGATGTTCAAAAAAAATACGCAGCAGAGAATATCAATACACAGCGGGCCATGAAGCAGCATGCGGCTTTCGTTAAGGCTCTGCAGGAACAAGGTACGGAAACCATACTGCTCGAGCCGCAGCCGGACATGCCTGAACAAGTTTTTACCCGTGATATCGGGTTTACCATCGGCAGTGAAGTCTTTGTCAGTGAGATGGCTTGCATGGTCCGAAAAGGCGAAGAACAGGAATTGCAGAAAAAACTGCAGGAAGAAAATATGATTTATCATAACATGGCAGGAAAACCTGTAGAGGGCGGAGATGTCATCGTCGATCGGGGAACTGTTTTTATTGGCGTCAGCAGCCGGACAGGCAAAGAAGCGATCCGGAAGCTGCAGAATGAATTGCCAAATTATGAAATTATTCCTGTCCCATTCGATGAAAAGTACTTGCATCTCGACTGTGTCTTTAACATTCTGTCCGAGGAAGAGGCGCTGATTTTTCCGGAAGCCTTATCGAAGGAGATGGTTCAGCTCCTGGCAGCTCGCTACCGCCTGATCCGAGTGAACCCAAAAGAGCAGTTTTCCCTCGGAACGAACGTGCTGTCAATCGGCAGTAAACGTGTCTTCAGCCTGCCGCAGAACCAAGAGGTCAACGCGCGGCTACGGCAGCACGGTTACCAGGTGATCGAAGTGGATTTTTCTGAGATTATTAAATCCGGCGGGTCCTTCCGCTGTTGCACAATGCCGATTATCCGTGGATAA
- a CDS encoding NAD(P)/FAD-dependent oxidoreductase codes for MIYDCAIIGGGPAGLNAALVLGRSRRNVVLFDGDNGRNLVTREAHGFLTRDGIKPEELKRIASEEIDKYDSVNQVKKRVAAIKRISDTDYELITEDGEVFHSIKLLLATGLQEELPDVPKIWDFYGKSLYSCPYCDGWEVRDQPLAVIADKSVFTVAKKLYTWSRDIVICTNGEGDISEEDRTRLAEKEIRIIEQPIADLQGADGQLEKIVFADGTSIDRRYGFITPYMKPASNFGEQLGCEVNAHGGIVTDKYRRTSVWNIYAAGDASHIVPSQLIIAAGEGSAAALGIDGDLTNEYFDNE; via the coding sequence ATGATATATGATTGTGCAATTATCGGCGGAGGACCTGCCGGCCTGAATGCAGCGTTAGTGCTGGGGCGATCCCGCCGGAATGTCGTGCTGTTCGATGGAGATAACGGCCGGAACCTGGTGACGCGGGAAGCCCATGGGTTTTTGACCCGGGATGGGATAAAACCGGAGGAATTGAAGCGGATTGCATCGGAGGAAATCGATAAATACGACTCAGTCAACCAAGTGAAGAAGCGGGTTGCTGCTATCAAGCGGATTTCCGATACGGATTATGAATTGATAACAGAAGATGGAGAGGTCTTTCACAGCATTAAACTGCTGTTGGCAACCGGGCTTCAGGAAGAACTGCCGGATGTGCCGAAGATTTGGGATTTCTACGGCAAGAGCCTGTACAGCTGCCCTTATTGTGATGGCTGGGAAGTGCGCGATCAGCCGCTGGCAGTCATTGCAGATAAAAGTGTATTCACAGTGGCGAAAAAATTATATACGTGGAGTCGCGATATTGTGATTTGCACCAACGGAGAAGGCGATATATCCGAAGAGGACCGGACAAGGCTGGCTGAAAAAGAGATTCGCATTATTGAACAGCCGATTGCGGATTTACAGGGCGCAGATGGCCAGCTGGAGAAAATCGTATTTGCGGATGGCACTTCGATTGATCGGCGATACGGCTTCATTACGCCATACATGAAACCGGCTTCCAATTTCGGCGAGCAGCTTGGCTGCGAAGTAAATGCGCATGGTGGAATTGTAACGGACAAGTACCGGCGGACAAGTGTATGGAATATCTATGCCGCGGGGGATGCATCTCATATTGTGCCGTCGCAGCTCATTATCGCAGCAGGTGAAGGCAGTGCTGCTGCCCTTGGAATCGACGGCGATTTGACAAACGAATACTTTGACAACGAATAA
- a CDS encoding penicillin-binding transpeptidase domain-containing protein: MKKSVAGIAPLLFLLAGCQEQTEEPVPEEQPAPEEPVADAGQTPEERLAEYITYWNEADFTHLYEEFLSADAKEAFGEETFIEYQQQLVEDLGIHDINITYTEPPEGTEWDENELADFPVQISMETLAGPIEFEETLTLLYEEQNGEENWFTDWGPSLVLPNLETGDNVEIDILEAAARGEIIDRNGQPLATNSTGYEVGIVPEKFTDPSRKSELAELLDVTVSYIDKQLNQSWVQPNFFVPLTTLPAAQAQQAQDADAIPGVGLDETAVRYYPYGEALSHVTGYVGRITAEQLAEMADEGYIESDIVGRKGLELQLEEQLSGEAGARITIEKTFGAETETIVVAEQPAADGETVKLTIDAELQKTIYDTMNGEAGASTAIDPATGETLALVSSPGFDPNEFVLGMKSSRFQELQDNPKNPLFNRFTARYAPGSTIKPITAAIGLEAGTLDPAAGVEINSKTWQRDRSWGNYEVARVHPEVPNPIDLNKALVYSDNIYFAQQGLALGEEKLTEGLTSFGFGEEIPFPMNLAASQITNDGTIDSEIQLADTSYGQGEMLANIVHLTSLYEAFINDGTIYEPMLFAEEEPEVWKENLVSAENAERIRTSLRNVVEEGPLDAVKAAAVPVAGKTGTVQLQTEGQQNGFFIGYNADQPSPIIGMMIEEVEDNDGSVYPAGLVTDVLEQTAN; encoded by the coding sequence ATGAAAAAAAGTGTAGCAGGCATTGCGCCGCTCCTCTTCCTTCTTGCGGGTTGCCAGGAGCAGACTGAAGAACCTGTACCGGAAGAGCAGCCGGCACCGGAAGAACCCGTGGCAGATGCCGGACAGACACCGGAAGAAAGACTGGCAGAATATATTACTTATTGGAATGAAGCGGACTTTACGCATTTATATGAGGAATTTTTATCTGCAGATGCGAAAGAGGCATTCGGGGAAGAAACGTTCATTGAATATCAGCAGCAGTTAGTCGAGGATCTAGGTATTCATGATATAAATATCACTTACACGGAACCGCCTGAAGGTACGGAATGGGATGAGAATGAACTGGCGGATTTCCCGGTACAAATCAGCATGGAAACGCTTGCCGGTCCGATAGAATTTGAAGAAACCCTCACACTTCTTTATGAAGAGCAGAACGGGGAAGAAAACTGGTTCACGGATTGGGGCCCTTCTCTTGTTCTGCCGAACCTTGAAACAGGCGATAACGTGGAAATCGATATACTTGAAGCAGCAGCCCGGGGTGAGATCATCGACCGGAACGGACAGCCGCTCGCAACCAATTCAACAGGCTATGAAGTCGGCATCGTTCCCGAGAAATTTACGGATCCTTCCCGGAAATCAGAACTCGCTGAATTGCTTGACGTGACGGTCAGCTACATTGATAAACAGCTGAACCAAAGCTGGGTTCAGCCGAACTTTTTTGTGCCGCTCACCACCCTGCCTGCAGCCCAGGCTCAGCAGGCTCAAGATGCTGATGCCATTCCAGGAGTCGGGCTCGATGAAACGGCCGTGCGTTATTATCCTTACGGTGAAGCCCTTTCCCATGTGACAGGCTACGTCGGACGCATCACAGCCGAGCAGCTGGCAGAAATGGCGGATGAAGGTTATATCGAAAGCGATATTGTCGGGCGTAAAGGACTGGAGCTTCAGCTAGAAGAACAGCTGAGCGGTGAAGCCGGAGCCCGGATCACCATTGAAAAAACGTTTGGCGCAGAAACAGAAACTATTGTTGTCGCTGAACAGCCCGCTGCTGATGGTGAAACAGTTAAGCTGACCATTGATGCAGAATTGCAGAAAACCATTTACGACACCATGAACGGTGAAGCAGGCGCAAGCACAGCGATCGATCCTGCCACCGGGGAAACGCTGGCCCTTGTCAGCTCACCCGGCTTTGATCCGAATGAATTTGTGCTCGGCATGAAATCATCCCGCTTTCAGGAATTGCAGGATAACCCGAAGAATCCGCTGTTTAACCGGTTTACCGCCCGGTACGCTCCCGGCTCCACTATAAAACCGATTACAGCAGCCATTGGTCTGGAAGCCGGTACACTCGACCCTGCTGCAGGGGTGGAGATCAACAGCAAGACATGGCAACGCGATCGCTCCTGGGGCAATTACGAAGTCGCCCGTGTGCATCCGGAAGTGCCGAATCCGATCGATTTGAATAAAGCACTCGTTTATTCTGATAACATCTATTTTGCTCAGCAAGGACTTGCATTGGGAGAAGAGAAGTTGACAGAAGGCTTAACGAGTTTCGGTTTCGGGGAAGAGATTCCATTTCCGATGAATCTGGCGGCTTCTCAGATTACCAATGACGGAACCATCGATTCAGAGATTCAGCTGGCAGACACCTCCTATGGGCAAGGTGAAATGCTCGCGAATATTGTCCACTTGACGTCGCTTTATGAAGCGTTCATCAATGACGGAACGATTTATGAACCGATGTTATTCGCGGAAGAAGAACCGGAAGTGTGGAAAGAGAACTTGGTGAGTGCAGAGAATGCAGAACGGATCCGCACGAGTCTCCGCAATGTGGTGGAAGAAGGCCCTTTGGATGCCGTTAAAGCGGCGGCTGTGCCTGTGGCAGGTAAAACCGGCACAGTCCAATTGCAGACGGAAGGCCAGCAAAACGGTTTTTTCATCGGTTATAACGCAGACCAGCCTTCCCCGATCATCGGCATGATGATCGAGGAAGTGGAAGATAATGATGGCAGCGTCTATCCGGCCGGACTGGTGACGGATGTACTCGAACAGACGGCAAATTAG
- a CDS encoding DUF3238 domain-containing protein — translation MKKLKVESLEQSDSVIEFSWTDTGSVCRITREERVLYEGRETVFRDDQLRKGELYIYTIERLNEAGEPVERLKMQTGTEERGSETENQLRQIVLTAIIADGEVTLAWGDIQGINAYEIFRNNELLDAVQESQFTDTSVDMHSEYVYTIHAKRPLERSAEELFSSEKSLVASVFGMLNPNSTEQEASEESFWLTKRLGKLDTLLNMPEKPKGEIQYPIWNFRYKTFLSEEILANPNLTSPNRFFKGDGRGFDPHSKRYRTLVEFTIRLDKEATVDNFKKDVGTSIAYNWRKKFRKAGVGSAEKVGVEQVDEDDQKAVVAITHSVGNPLTASPAIDYDISATFYRNGHFDIVGVHDQAPNHEVYLNRSGQEEWMPLHRAESKGLAYMAGTIANQYWRYSNFE, via the coding sequence GTGAAAAAGTTGAAGGTTGAATCATTGGAGCAGTCAGACAGCGTCATTGAATTTTCATGGACGGATACCGGGAGCGTATGCCGGATAACCCGGGAGGAGCGCGTACTCTATGAAGGCAGAGAAACAGTTTTTAGAGACGACCAGCTGCGCAAAGGTGAACTCTATATTTATACGATTGAGCGGCTTAACGAGGCTGGAGAACCGGTTGAACGGCTGAAAATGCAGACTGGCACAGAAGAAAGAGGATCAGAGACAGAAAACCAGCTCCGGCAAATTGTACTTACAGCAATCATAGCAGATGGAGAAGTGACACTTGCTTGGGGTGATATCCAAGGAATTAATGCATATGAAATTTTCCGGAATAATGAGCTACTGGACGCTGTACAGGAAAGTCAGTTCACCGATACATCGGTGGATATGCATAGCGAATATGTATATACGATCCATGCAAAACGACCGCTTGAACGGTCAGCAGAAGAGTTGTTCAGCTCGGAAAAATCGCTGGTTGCATCGGTGTTTGGTATGTTAAATCCTAATTCCACCGAGCAGGAAGCATCAGAAGAATCATTTTGGCTGACCAAGCGGCTCGGTAAGCTTGATACGCTCCTGAATATGCCTGAAAAACCAAAAGGGGAAATTCAATATCCGATCTGGAATTTCCGGTATAAGACTTTTCTATCGGAAGAAATACTGGCTAATCCGAATCTGACTTCCCCCAATCGTTTTTTCAAAGGAGATGGCCGCGGATTTGATCCGCACAGTAAACGTTACCGGACATTGGTTGAGTTTACAATCCGATTGGACAAAGAAGCAACGGTCGACAACTTCAAAAAAGACGTCGGCACATCCATTGCCTATAATTGGCGGAAGAAATTCCGGAAAGCAGGCGTCGGTTCAGCCGAAAAAGTCGGTGTCGAGCAAGTGGATGAAGACGATCAGAAAGCGGTGGTGGCGATTACACACAGTGTCGGCAATCCGCTCACCGCTTCCCCTGCCATCGATTACGATATATCGGCAACCTTTTACCGCAATGGACATTTTGACATTGTGGGTGTACATGATCAGGCACCGAATCACGAAGTCTACTTAAATCGCAGCGGGCAAGAAGAATGGATGCCGCTGCACCGGGCTGAAAGCAAAGGGCTCGCATACATGGCCGGTACAATTGCCAATCAATACTGGCGGTATTCGAATTTTGAATAA
- a CDS encoding DUF2269 family protein yields MNFLYTLLLFLHILSAVLSIGPFFVLFPVIRQMKTAEREVLAGHLTTFRGAVRLVKHAGHILVTTGMLLVWLSAWPWYTSWVVLTLAVMVGSVFFLANAFKPVLKKFEVPDADQPALTAKLTRSVWLYISLLLVMLWLMVDKPMLW; encoded by the coding sequence ATGAACTTTCTCTACACGTTGCTGTTGTTTTTACATATTTTAAGTGCTGTATTGTCCATCGGCCCCTTTTTTGTCCTTTTTCCGGTAATCCGGCAGATGAAGACAGCGGAAAGGGAGGTGCTTGCTGGCCATCTCACTACTTTTAGGGGAGCAGTTCGTCTTGTAAAGCACGCGGGTCACATACTGGTGACGACTGGTATGCTGCTTGTATGGCTCAGTGCATGGCCATGGTACACTTCCTGGGTGGTGCTGACGCTTGCTGTGATGGTCGGTTCTGTGTTTTTCCTGGCTAATGCGTTTAAGCCGGTCCTGAAAAAATTTGAAGTGCCGGATGCAGATCAACCGGCATTGACAGCAAAGCTGACCCGGTCGGTCTGGCTGTATATCAGCCTCCTGCTGGTGATGCTGTGGCTCATGGTGGATAAACCGATGCTGTGGTAA
- a CDS encoding DUF6509 family protein, with protein MEIINHEMTELRDPTGIIGDRYEFLLDIEVDEEDELYTDQGLMLRVIIASDGQGVRIIQYFFVEKQSGTVLGFALEDEEEQQVLTYCNQQLG; from the coding sequence ATGGAAATTATAAATCATGAGATGACAGAATTGCGGGACCCGACAGGGATTATCGGAGACAGGTATGAATTTCTGCTGGACATTGAAGTGGATGAAGAAGATGAGCTGTATACAGATCAGGGACTGATGTTGCGGGTCATCATAGCATCGGACGGGCAAGGAGTGCGGATAATCCAGTATTTCTTTGTCGAAAAGCAAAGCGGCACAGTGCTGGGTTTTGCGCTTGAAGACGAGGAAGAACAGCAAGTGCTCACATACTGCAATCAGCAGCTGGGCTGA
- a CDS encoding phosphotransferase-like protein, with translation MSYCPAEELIRREEARGDRRAGLALTQLAFIYQQQELYHIAVDTFYSVCPTNR, from the coding sequence ATGTCGTATTGCCCGGCAGAAGAGCTGATACGCCGGGAGGAGGCCCGGGGAGACAGGCGGGCAGGTCTGGCTCTCACGCAGCTGGCGTTTATCTACCAGCAGCAAGAGCTTTACCATATAGCAGTAGATACTTTTTACAGCGTGTGCCCGACAAATCGTTAA
- a CDS encoding GNAT family N-acetyltransferase, which yields MEISKQENRQDREFIRSKVIDYNAAKLPESIKGPVEEVSFITRNEEGEIIGGITGTAFWQHLHIDFLWVNPEMRGRQIGEKLISRMEEHALEKGYRLMVVDTFSFQAPGFYRKQGFREFGVIEDHPAGHSQHFFEKRLTEERL from the coding sequence ATGGAAATCAGCAAGCAAGAAAATCGGCAGGATCGGGAATTTATCCGGAGTAAGGTGATCGACTATAATGCTGCAAAGTTGCCGGAGAGCATAAAGGGACCGGTTGAGGAAGTCAGTTTCATAACAAGAAATGAAGAAGGGGAAATTATAGGCGGCATCACGGGAACTGCTTTCTGGCAGCATTTGCATATCGATTTTTTATGGGTCAACCCTGAAATGCGCGGCAGGCAGATCGGTGAGAAACTGATCAGTCGAATGGAAGAGCATGCGCTGGAAAAAGGGTACCGCCTGATGGTCGTGGATACATTCAGTTTTCAGGCCCCCGGGTTCTACCGGAAGCAGGGGTTCCGGGAATTCGGCGTAATTGAGGACCATCCCGCAGGGCACAGCCAGCATTTTTTTGAAAAACGGCTGACCGAGGAGCGATTATGA
- a CDS encoding nucleotide excision repair endonuclease, whose product MITIQPPKADVTIMRRKQDLQEGEVAIKPIEGFIDLHEIPRDKGGIIQFFNHSGELLFVGKARKLRQRVKKHLQDNVSPLRNHREEIHRIAVSFVDDAMERDIYETYLINTKQAKYNIDKVYYKQQ is encoded by the coding sequence ATGATTACTATTCAGCCACCAAAAGCAGATGTGACCATCATGCGGCGCAAGCAGGACCTGCAGGAAGGTGAAGTTGCCATTAAGCCGATTGAAGGATTCATCGATCTTCATGAAATCCCACGGGATAAGGGCGGCATTATTCAATTTTTCAACCACAGCGGCGAGTTACTGTTTGTCGGCAAAGCCCGAAAACTTCGCCAGCGCGTGAAAAAACATTTACAGGACAATGTCTCTCCGCTTCGGAATCACCGGGAGGAAATTCACCGCATTGCTGTTTCATTCGTAGATGACGCTATGGAACGGGACATTTATGAAACCTACCTGATCAACACTAAACAGGCAAAGTACAACATCGACAAGGTCTATTACAAGCAGCAGTAA
- a CDS encoding metallophosphoesterase family protein, whose translation MKVVILSDTHIPMRAKKLPHALTVMLQDADFIVHAGDWQQLDVYHELAAYAETDGVAGNVDPWEIADKFGRKKVLTFAQVRVGVIHGDGTQKTTEQRALDAFADDEVDIIVFGHSHIPLMRKEKDVLLFNPGSPTDKRRQPHYSFGVLEIGDTWELKHVYFDEKD comes from the coding sequence ATGAAAGTAGTTATTCTATCGGATACGCATATTCCGATGCGGGCAAAAAAACTGCCCCATGCGCTGACTGTCATGCTCCAGGATGCTGACTTCATCGTTCATGCCGGTGACTGGCAACAGCTGGATGTCTATCACGAACTGGCGGCCTATGCTGAAACAGACGGCGTCGCCGGCAATGTGGATCCATGGGAAATAGCTGATAAATTCGGCCGAAAAAAAGTACTCACATTCGCTCAAGTGAGAGTCGGCGTCATTCACGGCGATGGCACTCAGAAGACGACAGAACAGCGGGCACTGGATGCGTTCGCAGATGATGAAGTGGATATCATCGTGTTCGGTCATTCCCACATTCCGCTTATGCGAAAAGAGAAGGATGTGCTTCTCTTCAATCCTGGCTCACCGACTGATAAACGGCGGCAGCCTCATTATTCATTCGGCGTACTCGAGATTGGTGATACATGGGAATTGAAGCATGTCTACTTCGATGAAAAAGATTAA
- a CDS encoding M14 family zinc carboxypeptidase, giving the protein MKKTVSGLLAVSMLASTPWSSVLAESPKVNYINALEEQDGSLFNSENYDFAKFSAIGPKLEEIAKSSNRVKVEVTGYSADGHPLYVVTIADPETGGKFGKIQALRKQMFKNPGKAQDWVQNNPDFKVPIMINGSIHGTEFIGSDALLQLIERFATQTDETTTSILENNILIFNVNANPDGRIAATRFNGEGIDLNRDFITQSQPETQQTVDLITEWNPMVFLDTHGYVKNYAPNKQGLIEPCTPPHNPNYEYDLYNKWALGQAQAMENEIMENAAAYEGTIYEGMTGTYIPARDDAAGWDDYPPIFTPMYAMYHGAYGHTLEAPTNDESGVAWMYNAIMGALEYATENKEEMIADQIEIFKRGINFDHPYHEAGFFPEAYVLPVNEEDPTVTEKAVNHLLANDIEVVRASKSFKVDGVSYAKGSYVVNMDQAKAGLANTMLWDGEDITDDTSSMYDISAWSLPELWGFEANAVNSKVTVPSAKVNEAGSQGAISGKGPFVIPNSSVKAVELVNTLLAQGVKVTRGTDGTFYTDAPANAVSAAVKASGLQIASGKVPADTTPLNALKVALLEDGGMGKVQSHAGMKLALERLGFDVTELSPVEVAEAGLNGYDAFIYNGTANLISTRLSTANKEFGFQNTGQFDAFKQNVTDFVANGGKFLAAGAGGSQAAKALGLTDVTVNTGGWNSNGIVTVDYEASGTTASFGQDDIGFVYRPTWYDGAEETEVLASFDDGDFFVAGHWKGNETAAGQPVIVRESDKDVTLIGLEPAFRDHTDYLFRLISNTLYTK; this is encoded by the coding sequence ATGAAGAAAACGGTAAGTGGTTTATTGGCAGTCAGCATGCTGGCTTCTACCCCTTGGTCATCTGTACTCGCGGAGTCCCCGAAAGTCAATTACATAAATGCGCTCGAGGAACAGGACGGCAGCTTATTTAACAGTGAAAACTACGATTTTGCAAAGTTCTCGGCAATCGGTCCGAAACTTGAGGAAATCGCGAAGTCCTCGAACCGGGTGAAAGTGGAAGTGACCGGCTATTCGGCAGACGGCCATCCACTTTATGTCGTCACGATTGCTGACCCTGAAACTGGCGGCAAATTCGGCAAGATTCAGGCGCTGCGAAAACAAATGTTCAAAAACCCGGGAAAAGCTCAGGACTGGGTGCAGAACAACCCTGACTTTAAAGTGCCGATTATGATCAACGGTTCGATTCACGGGACGGAATTCATCGGAAGTGATGCGCTTCTTCAATTGATCGAGCGCTTTGCAACACAAACGGACGAAACCACCACTTCCATTCTTGAAAACAATATCCTGATTTTCAATGTGAACGCGAATCCGGACGGACGCATTGCCGCCACCCGCTTCAATGGTGAAGGCATCGACTTGAACCGCGATTTCATCACGCAATCCCAGCCGGAAACGCAGCAGACGGTCGACCTGATCACGGAATGGAATCCGATGGTGTTCCTTGACACACATGGCTACGTGAAGAACTATGCACCAAATAAACAAGGCCTCATTGAGCCTTGTACCCCACCGCATAATCCAAACTATGAGTATGATTTGTATAATAAATGGGCGCTTGGACAGGCTCAGGCAATGGAAAACGAAATCATGGAAAACGCAGCAGCTTATGAAGGTACGATATATGAAGGCATGACAGGCACTTACATTCCGGCGCGCGACGACGCTGCTGGCTGGGATGATTACCCGCCGATCTTCACGCCAATGTATGCCATGTACCACGGTGCATACGGCCACACACTTGAAGCGCCGACGAATGACGAAAGCGGCGTAGCGTGGATGTACAACGCCATCATGGGTGCATTGGAGTATGCGACGGAAAACAAAGAAGAAATGATCGCTGACCAGATCGAGATCTTCAAGCGCGGTATCAATTTTGATCACCCGTACCATGAAGCCGGCTTCTTCCCGGAAGCGTACGTACTGCCGGTGAATGAAGAAGATCCGACCGTGACGGAAAAAGCGGTCAATCACTTGCTGGCCAATGACATTGAAGTCGTGCGTGCATCCAAATCCTTCAAAGTGGATGGCGTCAGTTATGCAAAAGGCTCTTATGTCGTGAATATGGATCAGGCGAAAGCGGGACTTGCAAACACCATGCTATGGGATGGTGAAGATATTACTGATGATACGTCTTCTATGTATGATATCTCTGCCTGGAGCCTGCCGGAATTGTGGGGCTTTGAAGCCAATGCAGTCAACAGCAAAGTGACCGTTCCTTCCGCGAAAGTGAATGAAGCGGGCAGCCAGGGAGCCATTTCCGGAAAAGGGCCATTCGTTATCCCGAATTCTTCTGTAAAAGCGGTGGAATTGGTGAATACCCTTCTCGCACAAGGCGTGAAAGTCACACGCGGTACAGATGGTACGTTTTACACGGATGCACCGGCTAACGCCGTCTCTGCTGCTGTGAAGGCATCCGGCCTCCAGATCGCAAGCGGCAAAGTACCGGCAGACACAACGCCATTGAACGCACTTAAAGTGGCATTGCTGGAAGACGGCGGTATGGGTAAAGTCCAGTCGCACGCCGGCATGAAACTCGCGCTTGAGCGCCTCGGATTCGATGTGACAGAATTGTCTCCAGTTGAAGTGGCGGAAGCTGGTCTGAATGGCTATGATGCGTTTATCTATAACGGCACAGCCAACTTAATTTCAACACGCCTAAGTACTGCAAACAAGGAATTCGGATTCCAGAATACAGGCCAGTTTGATGCCTTCAAACAGAACGTCACTGATTTTGTCGCGAATGGCGGCAAGTTCCTCGCAGCGGGCGCCGGCGGTTCTCAAGCAGCGAAGGCGCTTGGCCTGACGGATGTCACAGTGAATACTGGCGGTTGGAACAGCAACGGCATCGTGACGGTCGATTATGAAGCCTCCGGCACAACTGCAAGCTTCGGCCAAGACGATATCGGATTCGTCTACCGCCCGACTTGGTATGATGGCGCAGAAGAGACGGAAGTGCTTGCGTCATTCGACGATGGTGACTTCTTCGTCGCTGGTCATTGGAAAGGCAATGAAACAGCTGCCGGACAGCCCGTCATCGTGCGCGAAAGCGATAAAGATGTAACATTAATCGGCCTGGAGCCGGCATTCCGCGATCACACAGATTACCTGTTCCGTCTCATTTCGAATACACTTTATACAAAGTAA
- a CDS encoding LLM class flavin-dependent oxidoreductase: protein MTSLSILDYSPIDEESTPDQALRETTQLAKLADTLGYKRFWVSEHHHIPSVAGSSPQMLMMHLAANTTKIRIGSGGILLPNYSPYKVAENIRVLQALYPGRIDLGIGSGTGANRIATKALQAGKPRTDHREQTADLIGYLSGTLPPEHPYSNLIVSPNIDAVPDIWLLGAGGTSTEMAAEFGTALTFAHFARPGIGPETAGQYRESFIPSAFCSKPRVMIAVFVVVAETNERAEELAKAFDLWLYFVESLSSPPYYPSAETASQRGTSEREREKMIRNRSRVLIGDALSVKTQLDKLINQYNADEVLIMPHIAGFENRKTAIRLLADAFHLA, encoded by the coding sequence ATGACATCACTCAGCATTTTGGATTACTCGCCTATTGATGAAGAAAGCACCCCTGATCAGGCGCTGCGCGAGACCACACAGCTTGCCAAGCTTGCTGACACGCTCGGTTATAAGCGTTTTTGGGTCTCGGAACACCACCATATTCCCTCCGTTGCCGGGAGCTCACCGCAGATGCTTATGATGCACCTTGCTGCAAACACCACAAAGATCCGAATTGGTTCCGGCGGTATCTTACTCCCGAATTACAGTCCGTACAAAGTGGCTGAAAATATCCGGGTGCTGCAAGCTCTCTACCCCGGACGGATTGATCTTGGCATCGGCAGCGGAACCGGGGCTAACCGGATTGCCACCAAAGCATTGCAGGCAGGCAAGCCACGGACGGATCACAGAGAGCAAACAGCAGATTTAATCGGCTATTTATCAGGCACATTGCCTCCAGAACATCCATACAGCAACTTGATTGTTTCTCCCAATATCGACGCTGTGCCTGACATCTGGCTCCTTGGAGCTGGCGGAACAAGCACGGAAATGGCCGCAGAGTTTGGGACCGCATTGACGTTTGCTCATTTCGCCCGGCCGGGCATCGGTCCCGAGACTGCCGGACAGTACCGGGAATCCTTCATCCCTTCCGCTTTCTGTTCAAAACCCCGGGTCATGATCGCGGTATTTGTTGTAGTGGCAGAGACGAATGAACGGGCTGAAGAATTGGCAAAAGCGTTCGACCTCTGGCTCTATTTTGTCGAATCACTCAGTTCTCCGCCCTATTACCCATCAGCTGAAACAGCCAGCCAGCGCGGGACAAGCGAACGGGAACGGGAAAAAATGATCCGGAACCGCAGCCGGGTGCTGATCGGTGATGCATTATCAGTAAAGACGCAGCTGGATAAGCTGATCAATCAGTATAACGCGGATGAAGTATTGATCATGCCGCACATTGCCGGCTTTGAAAATCGGAAAACCGCCATCAGGTTACTTGCAGATGCGTTTCATCTTGCCTGA